The Meriones unguiculatus strain TT.TT164.6M chromosome 1, Bangor_MerUng_6.1, whole genome shotgun sequence genome has a segment encoding these proteins:
- the Slc25a28 gene encoding mitoferrin-2 isoform X4, translating into MGWDGDPEAQTRMQSLQPDPAARYRNVLEALWRIIRTEGLWRPMRGLNVTATGAGPAHALYFACYEKLKKTLSDVIHPGGNSHIANGIESSCAGPHFPNSPCCYQRFPLSAWFGAAALGWGAAGCVATLLHDAAMNPAEVVKQRMQMYNSPYRRVADCVRAVWRNEGAGAFYRSYTTQLTMNVPFQAIHFMTYEFLQEHFNPQRRYNPSSHVLCGACAGAVAAAATTPLDVCKTLLNTQESLALSSNLTGHITGMASAFRTVYQVGGVTAYFRGVQARVIYQIPSTAIAWSVYEFFKCLITKRQEEWRAGE; encoded by the exons ACCCGGATGCAGAGTCTACAGCCTGACCCAGCTGCCCGCTATCGAAACGTGTTGGAGGCCCTCTGGAGAATTATAAGAACAGAGGGCCTGTGGAGGCCCATGCGGGGGCTGAATGTCACAGCAACAGGCGCCGGGCCTGCTCACGCCCTCTATTTTGCCTGCTACGAAAAGTTAAAAAAGACATTGAGTGATGTAATCCACCCAGGGGGCAATAGCCATATTGCCAATGGTATTGAGTCTTCCTGTGCTGGTCCCCACTTCCCCAACTCTCCTTGCTGCTATCAGCGCTTCCCACTCTCAGCATGGTTTGGAGCTGCAGCTTTGGGCTGGG GTGCAGCCGGGTGCGTGGCAACATTACTTCATGATGCAGCCATGAATCCAGCAGAAG TGGTCAAGCAGCGGATGCAGATGTACAACTCACCGTACCGCCGGGTAGCAGACTGTGTCCGGGCGGTGTGGCGGAATGAAGGGGCCGGGGCCTTCTACCGCAGCTACACCACCCAGCTGACCATGAACGTTCCCTTCCAAGCCATCCACTTCATGACCTACGAGTTCCTGCAGGAGCACTTTAACCCCCAGAGACGGTACAACCCCAGCTCCCACGTGCTCTGTGGAGCCTGTGCAGGGGCCGTAGCTGCCGCCGCCACCACCCCACTGGACGTTTGCAAAACACTGCTCAACACCCAGGAATCCCTGGCTTTGAGCTCAAACCTTACAGGACACATCACAGGCATGGCTAGTGCCTTCAGGACGGTGTATCAAGTAGGCGGGGTGACTGCCTACTTCCGAGGAGTTCAGGCCAGAGTCATTTACCAGATCCCCTCCACAGCCATCGCATGGTCTGTGTATGAATTCTTCAAATGCCTGATCACGAAGAGGCAAGAAGAGTGGAGGGCAGGCGAGTGA
- the Slc25a28 gene encoding mitoferrin-2 isoform X5 has translation MKTRMQSLQPDPAARYRNVLEALWRIIRTEGLWRPMRGLNVTATGAGPAHALYFACYEKLKKTLSDVIHPGGNSHIANGIESSCAGPHFPNSPCCYQRFPLSAWFGAAALGWGAAGCVATLLHDAAMNPAEVVKQRMQMYNSPYRRVADCVRAVWRNEGAGAFYRSYTTQLTMNVPFQAIHFMTYEFLQEHFNPQRRYNPSSHVLCGACAGAVAAAATTPLDVCKTLLNTQESLALSSNLTGHITGMASAFRTVYQVGGVTAYFRGVQARVIYQIPSTAIAWSVYEFFKCLITKRQEEWRAGE, from the exons ACCCGGATGCAGAGTCTACAGCCTGACCCAGCTGCCCGCTATCGAAACGTGTTGGAGGCCCTCTGGAGAATTATAAGAACAGAGGGCCTGTGGAGGCCCATGCGGGGGCTGAATGTCACAGCAACAGGCGCCGGGCCTGCTCACGCCCTCTATTTTGCCTGCTACGAAAAGTTAAAAAAGACATTGAGTGATGTAATCCACCCAGGGGGCAATAGCCATATTGCCAATGGTATTGAGTCTTCCTGTGCTGGTCCCCACTTCCCCAACTCTCCTTGCTGCTATCAGCGCTTCCCACTCTCAGCATGGTTTGGAGCTGCAGCTTTGGGCTGGG GTGCAGCCGGGTGCGTGGCAACATTACTTCATGATGCAGCCATGAATCCAGCAGAAG TGGTCAAGCAGCGGATGCAGATGTACAACTCACCGTACCGCCGGGTAGCAGACTGTGTCCGGGCGGTGTGGCGGAATGAAGGGGCCGGGGCCTTCTACCGCAGCTACACCACCCAGCTGACCATGAACGTTCCCTTCCAAGCCATCCACTTCATGACCTACGAGTTCCTGCAGGAGCACTTTAACCCCCAGAGACGGTACAACCCCAGCTCCCACGTGCTCTGTGGAGCCTGTGCAGGGGCCGTAGCTGCCGCCGCCACCACCCCACTGGACGTTTGCAAAACACTGCTCAACACCCAGGAATCCCTGGCTTTGAGCTCAAACCTTACAGGACACATCACAGGCATGGCTAGTGCCTTCAGGACGGTGTATCAAGTAGGCGGGGTGACTGCCTACTTCCGAGGAGTTCAGGCCAGAGTCATTTACCAGATCCCCTCCACAGCCATCGCATGGTCTGTGTATGAATTCTTCAAATGCCTGATCACGAAGAGGCAAGAAGAGTGGAGGGCAGGCGAGTGA
- the Slc25a28 gene encoding mitoferrin-2 isoform X6 produces MQSLQPDPAARYRNVLEALWRIIRTEGLWRPMRGLNVTATGAGPAHALYFACYEKLKKTLSDVIHPGGNSHIANGIESSCAGPHFPNSPCCYQRFPLSAWFGAAALGWGAAGCVATLLHDAAMNPAEVVKQRMQMYNSPYRRVADCVRAVWRNEGAGAFYRSYTTQLTMNVPFQAIHFMTYEFLQEHFNPQRRYNPSSHVLCGACAGAVAAAATTPLDVCKTLLNTQESLALSSNLTGHITGMASAFRTVYQVGGVTAYFRGVQARVIYQIPSTAIAWSVYEFFKCLITKRQEEWRAGE; encoded by the exons ATGCAGAGTCTACAGCCTGACCCAGCTGCCCGCTATCGAAACGTGTTGGAGGCCCTCTGGAGAATTATAAGAACAGAGGGCCTGTGGAGGCCCATGCGGGGGCTGAATGTCACAGCAACAGGCGCCGGGCCTGCTCACGCCCTCTATTTTGCCTGCTACGAAAAGTTAAAAAAGACATTGAGTGATGTAATCCACCCAGGGGGCAATAGCCATATTGCCAATGGTATTGAGTCTTCCTGTGCTGGTCCCCACTTCCCCAACTCTCCTTGCTGCTATCAGCGCTTCCCACTCTCAGCATGGTTTGGAGCTGCAGCTTTGGGCTGGG GTGCAGCCGGGTGCGTGGCAACATTACTTCATGATGCAGCCATGAATCCAGCAGAAG TGGTCAAGCAGCGGATGCAGATGTACAACTCACCGTACCGCCGGGTAGCAGACTGTGTCCGGGCGGTGTGGCGGAATGAAGGGGCCGGGGCCTTCTACCGCAGCTACACCACCCAGCTGACCATGAACGTTCCCTTCCAAGCCATCCACTTCATGACCTACGAGTTCCTGCAGGAGCACTTTAACCCCCAGAGACGGTACAACCCCAGCTCCCACGTGCTCTGTGGAGCCTGTGCAGGGGCCGTAGCTGCCGCCGCCACCACCCCACTGGACGTTTGCAAAACACTGCTCAACACCCAGGAATCCCTGGCTTTGAGCTCAAACCTTACAGGACACATCACAGGCATGGCTAGTGCCTTCAGGACGGTGTATCAAGTAGGCGGGGTGACTGCCTACTTCCGAGGAGTTCAGGCCAGAGTCATTTACCAGATCCCCTCCACAGCCATCGCATGGTCTGTGTATGAATTCTTCAAATGCCTGATCACGAAGAGGCAAGAAGAGTGGAGGGCAGGCGAGTGA
- the Slc25a28 gene encoding mitoferrin-2 isoform X7: MNPAEVVKQRMQMYNSPYRRVADCVRAVWRNEGAGAFYRSYTTQLTMNVPFQAIHFMTYEFLQEHFNPQRRYNPSSHVLCGACAGAVAAAATTPLDVCKTLLNTQESLALSSNLTGHITGMASAFRTVYQVGGVTAYFRGVQARVIYQIPSTAIAWSVYEFFKCLITKRQEEWRAGE, translated from the exons ATGAATCCAGCAGAAG TGGTCAAGCAGCGGATGCAGATGTACAACTCACCGTACCGCCGGGTAGCAGACTGTGTCCGGGCGGTGTGGCGGAATGAAGGGGCCGGGGCCTTCTACCGCAGCTACACCACCCAGCTGACCATGAACGTTCCCTTCCAAGCCATCCACTTCATGACCTACGAGTTCCTGCAGGAGCACTTTAACCCCCAGAGACGGTACAACCCCAGCTCCCACGTGCTCTGTGGAGCCTGTGCAGGGGCCGTAGCTGCCGCCGCCACCACCCCACTGGACGTTTGCAAAACACTGCTCAACACCCAGGAATCCCTGGCTTTGAGCTCAAACCTTACAGGACACATCACAGGCATGGCTAGTGCCTTCAGGACGGTGTATCAAGTAGGCGGGGTGACTGCCTACTTCCGAGGAGTTCAGGCCAGAGTCATTTACCAGATCCCCTCCACAGCCATCGCATGGTCTGTGTATGAATTCTTCAAATGCCTGATCACGAAGAGGCAAGAAGAGTGGAGGGCAGGCGAGTGA